Below is a genomic region from Actinoallomurus bryophytorum.
CGCGGAAGTCGCCCTCCCAGCCACGCTGGCCCTCGGGGTCGTACAGCAGGATGAGCCGGCCGACACCCAGCTCGCTGTCGTCCTCGCGGTAGACGGTGGCCATGATCGCCGAGGCGTACGGCGCGAGCCGCTGGGGCGCCGGCATGTCCTCGACCACGAGCTCAGGGCGGGAGGGCTCGGCGTCGACGAACCCGCGCATCGTCTCGACGGCTCGCTGGAACCGCTCCGGCGGGTGTGCGTCCCGGGGGGTCATCGACCCACCGGACGATCCGCCGGACGCACGTCCTCGATGGGGAGATGGGGACGCATGCCGCGGGCCGCTCAGGCGGCCTGGGAGACTGCGATTACCGGAAGTTGAGGGGCGTCGCCGACCATGATCGCCATGCCGCACTCGACACACGCGAGCTCGGGGCAGTCGGCGCCGTGACCATCGGCGCACGACGGCTGCTCGAAGTCGCGCTCGTCTGCACAGACGGAACAATGACGTGTGAGCGTCATTCTGGGGTGACCTCCCTGCGACTCGGCTGGGGTGGAGCCTTCACACGCTCGCATGGCGCCAGGCGCGATCGCGGGACGTGGCTCGGCGTGTCCCGAAGATTCTCATAACGGACGTGCGGCCCTTGTCGCCGTGCGGACTTCGGGGGTGGGCCTCCGGCCTGCGGCGTTCCGTGGGACGATCCAGATGTGGCTGACGTTGCGAACACCCAGAAGGACCACGCCCCCCCGCCGCATTCCCGCGACGAAAGCGCGACCGCGGGGGATCGCCGTTCGGTCCTTCCCTCCTCCCGTCCGGCGAGCACCTTCCTGGACGCCTGCCGCCGCCGCCCGGTGGCCCACACACCGGTGTGGTTCATGCGGCAGGCGGGACGTTCACTGCCGGAGTACCGCGAGGCGCGGGGCGGCATCCCGATGATGGAGGCCTGCGCGACCCCCGACCTCATCGTGGAGATCACGATGCAGCCGGTACGCCGCTACACGGTGGACGCGGCGATCTTCTTCAGTGACATCGTCGTGCCCCTCAAGGCGATCGGCGTGGACGTCGACATCAAGCCGGGCGTCGGACCGGTGATCGCCGACCCTATCCGCGACGCGGCCGGCGTCGACCGGCTGCGCCTGCTCGAGCCGGACGACGTGCCCTATGTCACCGAGGCCGTGAGCACCCTGACCGGGGAGCTGGCCGGCATCCCGCTCATCGGCTTCGCCGGCGGCCCGTTCACCCTCGCGTCCTACCTGATCGAGGGCGGCCCGTCCAAAAACCACGAGCGCACCAAGGCGATGATGTACGGCGAGCCGGACCTGTGGGCACGCCTGCTCGACCGGCTGGCCGACATAGCCATCGCCTACCTCAAGGTGCAGGTCGAGGCGGGCGCGCGGGCGATCCAGCTGTTCGACTCCTGGGTCGGCGGCGTCGCCCCGGCCGACTACCGCACCTCCGTGCTGCCGCACAGCAGCAAGATCTTCTCCGCGCTGGAGTCGTACGACGTGCCGCGCATCCACTTCGGTGTGGGCACGGGCGAGCTGCTGGGCCTGATGGGCGAGGTGGGCGCCGACGTGGTCGGCGTCGACTGGCGCGTGCCCCTGGACGAGGCCGTGGGCCGCGTCGAGGCGGGCAAGGCGCTCCAGGGCAACCTCGACCCGGCGATCCTGCTCGCACCGTGGGACGTCGTCGCCGAGCGCGCCCGCGAGGTCCTGGCCCAGGGCCGCACGGCCGAAGGCCATGTGTTCAACCTGGGCCACGGCGTGCTCCCGGCGACCGACCCCGGCGTCCTGGCGCGCCTCACCGACCTGGTCCACGAGGAGTCCATCGCTCGCTGAGCGGACCGCCACCCGCGCCTTCCCCGGGCCCGGCCGGCGACGGCCGGACCTGAGGCGAGGCGGTCAGCCCGCGTTCGACGGGGTGGAGCGGCGGCGCCGGACGATCCACCAGGTGGGCAGGCCGATCAGCGCGGCGAGGCCGAGGAAGGGCAGCGCCCAGCCGAGGACCAGGGTCAGCCCGCCCAAGAACGCGGTGAACGCGTGCCAGCCGGTCGAGATCCCACCGGCGAACCCCCCGGCCTTCTTGTGGCCGTGGTGCGTCACCGCGGTGCCCTCCAGCCGCAGCGTCACCGTCGCGTACGACGTCTGCTCGCTCAGCGACTTCTGACGGGCCTGCAGCGACTCCAGGTCCGCCTCGCGGGTGGAGATCTCCTGCTCGAGCTGGACGATGTCGTCGACCGACTCGGCCTTGCCGAGCAGCTTGCGGAAGGACGCCAGGGTCGCCTTCGCGGACTTGACCCGGCTGGTGACGTCGGCGACCTCCTGGGTCACGTCACTGGCCTGCTGCCGTAGTGAGACGCGCCCGCCGATCCGCGAGGAGCCCAGCTGGTCCAGGACCCCCTGGTAGCGCGCCGAGGGGATCTTGAAGGTGAGCGTCGCCGAGGGACGTGATCCCGGGTCCTCCACGGCGTTCTCGTTGCCGACGTAGCCGCCCGCCGCGGTGACGATCGACTTCGCCTCGGCGGCCGATCGGGCGACGTTCCCGGCGCGAACGGTGAGGTCCGCGGTGTAGACGATCGCCTGGGCGGGCGCCAGGCGTACGGACGCGGTGCCCGCGCGGTCGTCGCCGGGGGCCACCTTCGGCCCAGGCGCCGCGACGCCCCCGCCACTCGCGGAGGAGCTGTTTCCCGCGCCCTGGCCCGAACACCCGGTGAGGACGACGAGCGTGGCGGCCAGTAAGACAATGAACGGTCTCATATGATTAAGACGCCGTGACCTTCGTCACCGTTCGCGGAACGCCGTCGCGATCGGATCACGATGGCGACGCGCCCCGATCACGGGCCCGCCGCCGGGTGGTGTCCCGGCCCTCCGAAACCTCTGCGATCGTGGGACACATGACCGATGCGCCGATCCGTACCCATGTCGTCGTCGTCGGCGGAGGGATCACCGGGCTGACCGCCGCCTACCAGGCCGCGAAGAACGGCGCCCGCGTCACGCTTCTCGAGGGCGCCGCGGACGTCGGCGGCAAACTGCGGGTGAGCGAGATCGCCGGGCTGCCGGTGGACGAGGGCGCCGAGGCGATGCTCGCGCGCCGCCCCGAGGGTCTTGAGCTCGTACGCGAGCTGGGCCTCGGCGACCGCATGGTCTACCCGGGCACGACCTCCGCCGCGATCTGGAGCCGCGGTGCCCTCCACGACATGCCCTCGGGCCACATCATGGGCGTGCCCGCCGACCTGGGCGCGCTCGCGCGCTCACGCGTGCTGTCGGCCGCCGGGCTCGCCCGGGTGCCCCTCGACCTGGTGCGTCCGGCGACCCCGCGCGGCGAGGACGTGTCCGTGGCCGGTCTGATCGGCGCGCGGGTGGGGTCGGAGGTCGTGGACCGGCTCGTCGAGCCGCTGCTCGGCGGGGTCTACGCCGGGCGCGCGGACGACCTCTCCTTCGAGGCCACGATGCCCGGACTGGCCGGCGTCTCGCGTACCCGCCGCTCCCTGATCACCGCCGCCCGCACCGTACGCGAGGCGGCGCCCAAGGACGCCGGGCCGGTGTTCACCACCCTCACCGGCGGTCTCGGAGAGCTGGCGCACGCGCTCGCCGCGAGGCTGACGGAGTTCGACGCGACGGTGCGCACCGAGACGATGGTGCGCGAGTTGCGCCGTACTCCCGGAGGATGGCGGCTCACCCTCGGACCCACACGCGAGCCCGAGTACCTCGACGCCGACGCCGTCGTGCTCGCGGTGCCGGCGCGGGCCACGGGGCGGCTCCTGCGCGAGGTGGTGCCGGTGGCCTCCGCCGAGCTGGGCCGGATCGAGTACGCCAGCATGGCGATCGTCACCCTCGCCTACTCGGGCAGCGCCTTCCCGTCGGCGCCCGTCCGCAGTGGCTACCTCGTGCCCGCCGTCGAGTCGAGCGGGGTCAAGGCGGTCACGTTCAGCACGACCAAGTGGCCGCATCTCATCGACGGCGCGCCCGGCATGGTGGTGATCCGCTGCTCCATCGGCCGCTACGGCGAGGAGCAGCTCCTCCAGCGTCCCGACGACGAGCTGAAGGCCGTCGCGATGACCGAGCTGGCCCGCACGACCGGCGTCATCGAGCTGCCCGTCGACTCTCGTGTCACCCGCTGGGGCGGTGCGCTGCCGCAGTACTCCGTGGGACACCTGGAGCGGATCGCGCGGATCCGCGCCGCCGTCGCGGGCATACCCGGGCTGGCGGTCTGCGGCGCGGCCTACGACGGTGTGGGGATTCCGGCGTGCATCGCCTCGGCGCGTACGGCGGCGGCCCGTGTGCTGGACGGCCTGGAGAGTCGG
It encodes:
- the hemE gene encoding uroporphyrinogen decarboxylase translates to MDACRRRPVAHTPVWFMRQAGRSLPEYREARGGIPMMEACATPDLIVEITMQPVRRYTVDAAIFFSDIVVPLKAIGVDVDIKPGVGPVIADPIRDAAGVDRLRLLEPDDVPYVTEAVSTLTGELAGIPLIGFAGGPFTLASYLIEGGPSKNHERTKAMMYGEPDLWARLLDRLADIAIAYLKVQVEAGARAIQLFDSWVGGVAPADYRTSVLPHSSKIFSALESYDVPRIHFGVGTGELLGLMGEVGADVVGVDWRVPLDEAVGRVEAGKALQGNLDPAILLAPWDVVAERAREVLAQGRTAEGHVFNLGHGVLPATDPGVLARLTDLVHEESIAR
- a CDS encoding DUF4349 domain-containing protein, with amino-acid sequence MRPFIVLLAATLVVLTGCSGQGAGNSSSASGGGVAAPGPKVAPGDDRAGTASVRLAPAQAIVYTADLTVRAGNVARSAAEAKSIVTAAGGYVGNENAVEDPGSRPSATLTFKIPSARYQGVLDQLGSSRIGGRVSLRQQASDVTQEVADVTSRVKSAKATLASFRKLLGKAESVDDIVQLEQEISTREADLESLQARQKSLSEQTSYATVTLRLEGTAVTHHGHKKAGGFAGGISTGWHAFTAFLGGLTLVLGWALPFLGLAALIGLPTWWIVRRRRSTPSNAG
- the hemG gene encoding protoporphyrinogen oxidase, translated to MTDAPIRTHVVVVGGGITGLTAAYQAAKNGARVTLLEGAADVGGKLRVSEIAGLPVDEGAEAMLARRPEGLELVRELGLGDRMVYPGTTSAAIWSRGALHDMPSGHIMGVPADLGALARSRVLSAAGLARVPLDLVRPATPRGEDVSVAGLIGARVGSEVVDRLVEPLLGGVYAGRADDLSFEATMPGLAGVSRTRRSLITAARTVREAAPKDAGPVFTTLTGGLGELAHALAARLTEFDATVRTETMVRELRRTPGGWRLTLGPTREPEYLDADAVVLAVPARATGRLLREVVPVASAELGRIEYASMAIVTLAYSGSAFPSAPVRSGYLVPAVESSGVKAVTFSTTKWPHLIDGAPGMVVIRCSIGRYGEEQLLQRPDDELKAVAMTELARTTGVIELPVDSRVTRWGGALPQYSVGHLERIARIRAAVAGIPGLAVCGAAYDGVGIPACIASARTAAARVLDGLESRGQSEESEEPASEPHR